The genomic region TCTATTCATTGGTGTTAATCACTGAGTAGGAACTGGAAGAAATGGTGATAAACCTATAGTATTACCTGCTCCGGTCCTTACCGGTAGGGTTCCAAATGCTAGTTTGCAGACCACAACTAGAGAGAATCAAGATTACCCAGATTTAAACGCAGCCAAATATGAAGAAAAGTATAAGCCATCCTTGGAGGGCTGGACTGAAAGGCAGAAGCGCTTTTTTTACAGGTTTGCAGCCGACTCTGAGAAAAAGATGCGTCAAGAAAGTTTGAGATTACAGGACGAATATAATAAGCAGTTGGCCACTAAGTTGGCAATGGTGAAGaatgaaatttatgaaaCCAACCGAAAGAATTTGCTGGATCTTCAGGAGATGAAGTTAGAGCGTGAAAGGTGGTTACTTGATGAATCTGAGACCAAAAACAACCTTGAGAAAGTTTCCAGTGCTTTTGAAAGTCTTCAGAAATCATACGATAATTTGCGATTAGAGCTAGAAGAACGAGAATTtaagattaataatttaaacgGACAACTTTCAAATAATGAGAGACTTCTTAATGCTCTAAGATCAGATAATGAAACTTTGCAAACAGAAATACATGGGAGATCTGAACTTATATCCAGACTACAAACTGATGTGCAAGATGCCTACTTGAGATTAGAAAATGAGAGTTCCAAATGTGCAAATTTGGAAAAGGAACTCTATGAACTGAATCAAGAGAAAAGAGAACTAGTCGAGGTTAATAAGGACCTTAAGTCTCAGGTTGACTCTCTCCTTCTAAGTAACAAGTTCCTTTTAACTGAGAAGGAGTCATTGGAAAATCGCAAATGTAAACTTGAACAGGAAGTTTCAGACTTGAATAGAACAGTTTATTCTCAACAAAACCTTGTTCGCAACTTTGAAATTTCAGAATCTTCTAAGATTACCGCTCTTGAGGAAAAGGTCAACACACTTCAAAACCAGCTTAAGAGGGCTCAAATTGATTTACTAGCTGCTGATAATCGCCCTGAGTTGGAAAGCTTAACCAGGGAAGTTAATGTTTTAAGGGCTCATGTTAAACAGTTAAACTTAGACAATGATTCGATGTTTAAGGAGAATTCCATTTTACTTAAGAAACTTGACCAGGAAAAGGCTCTGGTTAAGGAACACTTAAATGAACTATACGTTACTAAATGCAAGGCTAATAATTTAAGACACCAACTTAAATCTCTACTACAGAACACCTctaagaataataatacagTCACTGTAAGTACCGAGTTACTTGAGTTGTACAAGGAAAAGTTGGCTGAAGGTAATTCGAAAAGGGAAAAGTCTAGGGATTTATTTAAACCAACTATGTTTGATGGCCCTGATGAGGAGACTCAAGTTAGAATAAACGACCTTGAAAAGGAACTCACTGAGCTTTACCTTGAGAGGGACCGGCTTGAATCTGAGATGATTCGTTGTAATTTAGGCCCTGGATCCCCTTCTCTTGTCAAAAGGCAGCACTTTTTACTTGAAGGGAAGCTTGCTGAAACCCGcaagaaaataaatgaaCTTTCCTCAAAAATCAAGCAGCTTTACAACAAATAATACCTACCATTcacatatatatttttatagtATTTTAATCATCATTTATCTATTGTTACATATCTATGTCCATTTGTATCGATTTTGACTACAAATGGTCCCGGTATATCTTGGGTTTCTTGTGTATATAGGGATTTCCTATTATTGTACATGTCTGGGTTTTTTTCCAGGTTAACTGAAACTGTTCTGTAGAGGTAATCACCGATCAGTGGAAGCTGTGGTGATAGGTATCTCTTATACCTTTCAACTGACTCTGCATCTTGGGATACTATCCTAAGGTCGTATACCCCCACCTTTTCCGAAATTGAGTTTATGAAAGAGGAATACTTTAGGCGCTCATTTTTACTGGAGAGGAGGTCCATAATGTACCTCGATGACCTTATCAGCGTTGAGCAATAGTACTTTAGATTCATGAGGCGCTGGTCCGAACTGAGTGTTTTGTCCATCAACGTCTTCACGATCTCTTCACCTAAAAGTTCTATCTCGATCTCAAACTTCGAAGTTGTGGGATCCTTATTCTCTGTTACATCCTCCACCTTTGACAAATCAAATCTCATCTTAcctataatattattgatgAGTTAAAGTATCTATAAATGTGGCATATGAGCCTATCTGATTGACTGTATAAAGTATTTAAGAGATACTTTCAGTATGAACGAATGAATCTCTTAATCTTCTTCTACAGTATTTAGCGTTACTAGTAGTTGGCAAATTAGTTAGTGGGACTTTATACTCAAGATTTATTGCAATTCTGTAGTCAAGTCCTTCAAGCCCTGTAGAAAATTCTTCAGAATCTTCGCTCGGCTCCTCATTTGATCCTGAGCTAATGTTCCATGTGAGCAGGTTAACCTTTCTTATAGCGTCAATTGGTTCCTTTTGCTGTCTGTTAACTGGGGAATTTGAATCACTTAGAACACTTATTCTTACCAGTTCTTCGTATCCTTGAATCTCGAAAAATCTATTTATGGTACAGGAATTTAGGCAAGTAGTCCACTCGTTCCTTAGGTCATCTTCGTCTGAGGTCTCAATCAAAAAGTTTCTCGCTGCGTTATATTGGTCTTCTGTAACCCCTGGAACAAATTTCACTGGCGCTCTTGAAGCCAACAGCGTATCAGTTGTAATTGGCAGTGTGAATCGATGCTCAGATCGTATATTCTGTATAAAGCCTAGACGAACTTCAACTTCGAGGTGACACTCAGGTTTACTGAAAACAGAGCCTGAATTAAGGTTGTAACCAGATCTAATAAAGTGATTATTAGTAAGTGCTTCAAAAAGAGGTCCATATACTGACAGCTGATCTATCCTTTCAGCTAAAAGTGATGGAATCACATCACAATATATAGCTGAGCTGCCACTTATTGTATTTAATGGCTCCTTTAGCATCTTATGAAAAATTTATCACTCTATTTTTAAAGTTACTtaacaattaataaatctgcattgttataaaaaacaaatagAACAAtcaatgaaaaataaaatatttttttaaaatcaaacaGTATTTTACAGgatatattacaaattaaactttaaataacatattttaatcAAAATCATGCTTAAAATTAGGTTGAAAGTGAATTAAACAAATACCACAACAAAACAAACAAAACACAAGTGTTTATATCTCcaatgtgtaaaattatattgaaattaaaaccTAAAGTTGAACTTATATCTAGAGAGAGTTGATGGAATCTAGACCCCATCAAACACatctttttaataatttatttattctaaaaagtatattttttgtaGATTCCACCGGTTTTTTGACTGGATCAACTCGAAACTTTTCTCCAAACCTCTTTATGCATCTTAGACAAAATATCAAGCTATTGTGCTTAGTTTAccaattatttttttattccAGCTGCTTAAAATTCTACAATCAACCCAAGCATTACTCCTCATTTATAAACAGATCTATTTTAACTAGAAGGCATAAACTTTTTAACTTATTTTCACAAACAGAACCAGAAATGTCAAAGAGACCACGTGTGTATTTCGATTTAACCGTCGGCGGAGTTAAGGCAGGACGCGTCGTTTTCGAagtatttttcaatttatttattagatcCGCTAGCTAATCTATTTATATATCCCAAATGTTTcctaattatttacacaaaTTAACATTTGTTTAGTTGTTTAGCGACGTTGTACCTAAAACTGCCGAGAACTTTAGGGCTTTGTGCACTGGAGAAAAGAGCACTCCAGGAAACACACTCCACTACAAGTTAGTATTTTGCTTTTATATAACGATTTTACCGATAATTAACGTAACTTTAGGGGCTCAACATTTCACCGCGTGATCCCGAATTTTATGTGCCAAGGAGGTGATTTCACACACCATAACGGCACTGGAGGGAGGAGCATATACGGGCTTAAGTTTAACGATGAAAACTTCAACCTGAAGCATGACAGGCCATTTCTGTTGTCCATGGCGAACGCAGGACCCAATACCAATGGCTCCCAGTTCTTCGTAACCACAGTGGTAACCCAGTGGTTGGATGGAAAGCACGTCGTTTTCGGCGAGGTATGTCATTAATCAACCCTATTAAACCCGATTCCaaaatgtttatatttgttttagGTGGTTGAAGGAAAAGATGTGGTCAAGGCAGTTGAAGCCGTTGGAACTCAAAGCGGAAAACCAACAAAAACTGTAGTTGTTGAGGACTGTGGAGAATTATTGTGATTCCATAACGCAGTATATAATCACCTTTCTTGAATATGATATTCCCgtactaatatatattatatagtgtgctgtataataaatatattatactaGTGTATAGAGTGCTTATAAGATTATTCAAGTCTTAGGTGTTTAATACGATCAACTTCATAAAGTAGGGACTCAAGAGAGTTCAGCTTAATTCCAAGCTGCTTTGAGTTAATGAGCATAGTATCAAAGACCCACTTTTTGAGAGAGTCTGGAAGTTTGAGAAACGACTCGACGAGATCCCCATCAACGAAACCTCTGGTGGGAATATTGGAATGCAAGTCCTCAAAGTTCCTTTGGTTCCTGCTTGGGATGTTCCCAAGGTCCTTTTGAACGAGCTGCATGGTGTGTTCGAGCAGTGACAGCTTCAGGAACATCTTCAAATCCTCAAAGAAGCAGACCTGGAACAAACTGCCAGAAGTTGTGGCGCAGGTAAAGAAACCCTTGAACAAATTGTTGTGCTCGTTAAGGCTTGAGGTCTCAGAAGGGCTATTAGTCTCACTTTCACAAATTACTCGACTAGAAACCATAAATTCTcctatacacatttatacaaatattaaagataaactattaatattgCAGCTAAATAACTAGTGTTCAGGATGGGTTGGAAAAAATACTTGGATTGTTCCTCGTTATGGTGGTATCTGCCTCATGGTGAATCGGCATTTCGGTCCGTTTTAGAATCTTGTTTACAACCTCGCCATGGTGGAACAGGCCTATTTTATCGAACTTGATGGACTGTTGGTCTGTGACTGGGTGTTTAACTTTTTTAAGGAGCATAAAATTCCCTGAATCGTCAGAAACGAGACATGAAGAGTTATCCACTGCAACCAGTGAAGTTGTCCACAGCGTGTTAAAATCCCTACAAGTCTCGTGTAAGCTGTTATCTCTGAACTTGAGCATCTTGACTGAGGTCATAAGATCGCCCACAAAAATCACGTCATCCTTGGTGTCCAGCGATACTACAAACGTGTTCGAGTCGTAGCTGGCAACAACATCCAGGAACGGGGTATTTTCATCTATTTTAGGGATCAACGTGGAAGAATCGTTTATATCAACCAGTTCAAGAATATTTTTCTTTACGTTACAATCACTATCCTTAACAGCGACACTGGTACTGGTATTGTCATTGGAATTGGAATTGTCATTAGGACCTGGAAGAGCAATAACCATAACTGTAGAATTAACTGCAATTAccaaatatttgtttaaacTGGTGATTTCAACAACTCCGCCCTTAAAAGGCTCAGTGTTCCTGTTCACTATAACTGTACAAGATTCCGATTCCTTATAAACCTCTAGAAAATACAAGAAGCCCTCGGTGGGTACATCGTTGGCCTCGGACACCTTAGATGTGCCAAAAACAATGTAGTCCTTACCGAGCTCAGCATGGGTGTATTTGTGCATGCTTGAGATTAAATGATCCTGTGGCATACTTAACCTATAGACAACTTCTTTGGTGTCAATATCCACCAACAATATCTCACTGGGTACGTTTGTGGTGTCAGTTCCACTCAAAACCGCATCATCATTCATACAGATTAATAAGCTATCTGGCAATGATAGCTGTGAGTTAAAGTCGGTTGAGTTATTAGATTGTTGACTTGCGCAGGGAGAAAGTTGAGATTGTGTGTTAGTTGCAGATGTGTAACCACTCTCCAACACATCTGTGTTCTGTGAGTTAATGGGAGTATTGGTGGTTAAATTACTTggattaataatatactgGGGAATAGTTGATATTACTGCCAATTTAGTCTTGCTGTGGTAAACCACTTTATTAAAGTTGGACCCTTTCAATATCTTTTGTAcgttaaaattattcaacaAGTTCAATTTTCCCACCACCACACTTTTGTggttattatatattaccAGCATTTCTTGTTTTTCTGTGTTTTCTACACTTTTTAGGTTAGCTATAGTCGTCATTGTGTGCAAATTGTCGGTATTAATTTTggtataattaattttccCGTTTTTAGGGTGAATAACGTATGATTTTGGTCCTGTTGTGATTAAATGGACCTTTGAAAGGTTACATGTATCCTCATCCTCATCATTGTTCACCTTCAGTTCAAGCAATTTAAATGACcataatgataattttgaCTTGTTAACCaatgtaaattttatagttCTATCAATCTTTGTTAGTTggtaaatatataaaaccCCGTTTGAAAGGGACAACAGCAGGTACACATTAGTATTAATCTTGGCGAATTTTATGCTAACCGCAAATATATCATAATCCAGGCTTATTTTGTGGGAACAAACCACTTTCAGGTCCTTAACTGTCAGGAATAATATCACATTATTACTATCCCAGCTACTGACGGCTAATAAACCTCCTGCACCTGCAAATATACCAAGATCAGAGTTGAGAAGGTCGTTTTTAGTTATACAACCCATTGCAGACACGTTAAACTCAAGGTTCCTGCTGCTGACCAATTTTAAATCGAACTCCAATGCTACTATACAATTGTTCGAcagtaataaaataatgtacGGATTACAAACAACTGAAGAAACCGCCAACTTGTCATCAGCTAATCTTACAATCTGGGAGATCTTTGTTCTTTTGACCGTTTTAAATGAATCGTTAACGAAAACTATATTTCTTGGAGTAACCTGTAATATGTTCCCATTTCTTAGATGACTTAACAAAATTGTTTTTTCATTGCATAAAAATACGTTATTCTCAAACTTTGTTATTTTTCCAGTTCTATTAGAGTTGTTTGGTGGATTATgagaattatttattactttaGTCACAGTCTGATTTGATCttgtattattttccaGAGCATTAATAAGCGCTTCCCTTGCCTTTTGTCTTTTGTTTACTCTGCCAACATTAACTCTCCTACTCTGTGCAGGTTCTGGCACCTccaaattaatcaaatcTGGAGGCTCAGAAGGTTCAACACTTGATAAACTGAAGTTATAAAATTTGGTAAACCTAAAGAATGATATACATAGGAGTGAAGAGGTGGAATTGTAGAGACTCTTCATGGGGACTGAGAACAGATTAAGGACTCCCGGAACATCACTTTCGTGGATAATTTCTGACGATAGCCCTAAATAAATTTCACAAAATGACCCTGAATTCCCCATCCCACAACATGCCAAGATTGTAGTTTCTCCTGAGGACGTTTCTTCTCGGTATGCAAAGTCTGTTATCGGTCCCAAATTAGTTTGTGCCCACTCAGTACTGTTACGGTCACTCTGTTCAGAGTTTTGTTCATATCTGTTACTGGAATTAAGAATTGAGTTAATAGATAGAATAGATGAGTCACCCATTTTACttgtataaaaaatatgttCCTCATCCAACTTTATTAGGGATGAAGGAACTGGAAAGTTCCCCAGCTTCACAGCCATTACTTCGCTTACCATAAATTCTTGCTCACCGCTTAAACTTTTATTACTTTGTTGACTAGAAACCGTAGAATTATTTTGCGAGCCAGAACTTGAACTCATTCCAGGGGAATATACTGCTCTTCTCTTAACTGTATTTACTGTTTTTCTTAGTGCTGAGATTGATAGCCTAAGCAGGTACAATCCTCCATTATCATCAccaaaaatgaatttattttctctATACGCACAACAACAAGTTACTTCAGTGATTGCGTTGTTGATTTTAAACTGTTTTACATGTCTTGGGCTCTTAAAACTTATAAAACCCGTTGATCCAGGACCTAACAGCATCACGCTATCGTACCTGTTTGTTTTGTTGACCAGATTGAGTGGTATTAATTTGCTATAGGGAACTGATAGTTTTATTGGGTCACCAAAAAGAGGTGTGTGAGTGTATGAGTTGAATCTTTTACAGCCGTTCAGTATCTCAATCTCAAACATCAGTTTCATTCCATATACCCATCTGACTGGTGTTTTATTACTCCCATACACATTATCCTCGCCAAGAATTATCAAACTTGACTCCAGAAAATAAAACGTACTGTTCCTCGTTGGCGATTTAAATTGAATATCGTTGCTAATTGAGCTTGAGCTAGAGCCGCTAAAGCTTCTACTCGGGGTATTTGTCAATGTATTCTTCCTCTTTGTCGTACTAGATGCTCTCGAGGTATCGAGTTTTTCAGTGTATTCTGAAGAAATGAACTCGAAATCCACGAAAATGGCGTCATTTGTTCTAATTGTGACAAGATCTGAGAAGTTGAAGTAATTGTTAGGGTCCAAGACTATGCACTTTAACACTCTGTGATATCCATAAAATATCAATAGATTATATCCAGAATCcactttaaatattatattctcaTAATTCGGCCTACCATGCAGTTCCTAAATATATGTGTGAATCCATTATTCACTTAAATCAGAAGGAATCAATTAACTGAGTAAAACACTAACCTGTAAAGATGAAACTGCTTTGGAGGTGAATTTTGAAAGGTTTTCGTGATAAGTGAGTAGGAAAAGTGTAAAATTTCGGGTTAGAACTAACAAATGTGTTTGTGTTTCTGTTGGTGGTCTGTAatctataaaattaacaaatgtACTGTTTGCATTTAGTACAGAAGTTAACACTGGCGGGTTGAAATGATTCCCATCTTTGTTTACAGTCCTATTTTGATTGTTTTCGAGTGAATAAACTTCTATTGAGTGCCTTTTTAGGCAAACTAGGTATTCCTTTAAGGAATCTTTGACTAATCTACATCTTATTGCCTTAAGAGTGGCTCCGCTGGGCGCAGTCGTAACAAAGTACCCATAcatctaataaatttgtaacttaacattttataaatattctaTTGTATAGTTACAGCTGCATCTAAATATTATCGTCATTACACCTTACTCCCCATCATGATCTACTAAATTCCTCTCTTTTACTCAATTCATACCACATATTCATCAATTCaacattaaattaagtttTAAATCTTGATTAAATTAGTCTAATTGCAAATGTGTAAGGAATTTGATATAACAGGAGATTTTATCAAAGCTTTCCTGTAGTAGTTTGTAATCTCCCTTTAGATCTGTTTTTAGTTCACACATTATCTTCTTGGCTTCTGGGTTTTTAAGGTTAGAAAGTCTTTCAGCATGGAATTTGAGGAAAAGGTGTAGAAAAACCTGCAATGCGTCCGCGTTCCTTTTACTCTTTACTTGATACTGAAAAAATCTCAACATTTCACACAAAGTCTCATCCTAAACCCATTAATTACACCATTTCTTACCATTTTTGATTCTGAAAACAACCCTAATGATATATGTACCATTGCTGGAGTCTGTGCCAACAAATATTCCATCATCCCTGAACATTAGTCATACCgtaattatataccataTGTATAAATAGTTATAGTTACTTTCAAACTTATCTTCATGGTTTGAGTATAAAAGTAGCTCAAATTGTGTTTGTGAGTCTGTGGATTTTAGGAGTGATTCTCTTGGTTTTGGTGTTTCTATCTCCTCAGGTTCAGGCTCCACAAACACCAACTGACCATCTTTATAGGTTGTTGGTAGAAAAAAAGGCAAATTATCATTAGTTTTAGGTGGTTCTTTTGGCTTACTTCTCTCCTTAATCTCATCTAAAAACAACATTGTTTGGAGTTTTGAAGAAGTGAGCCCTGATAACGTTATTAGTCCTGCCTCAAGTTGTGATCTGGTTGACTTGAATTCAATTTCCTCAGTTTTATTCTCATCTTCTGACTCTACCATTTGGTCCGAATCAATCTTTGATGGAGGAATATCTACTGGAATGGGCTGTTTTGGTATATCTTTATACAGTATAGACTTTGGAAACAACTCAAAGGCGTGTTTATTTGCGTATTGTAATACTACTCCAGGCGCCCTTTCATTTGATACTAACATAAACGAGCCAGAAGAATCCATATGGAAATCCAAGATGTTCCCCAAAAACTCAACGTAGTCG from Theileria annulata chromosome 1, complete sequence, *** SEQUENCING IN PROGRESS *** harbors:
- a CDS encoding mrna capping enzyme subunit, putative (Weak Pfam hit (3.9e-02) to mRNA_triPase domain); protein product: MLKEPLNTISGSSAIYCDVIPSLLAERIDQLSVYGPLFEALTNNHFIRSGYNLNSGSVFSKPECHLEVEVRLGFIQNIRSEHRFTLPITTDTLLASRAPVKFVPGVTEDQYNAARNFLIETSDEDDLRNEWTTCLNSCTINRFFEIQGYEELVRISVLSDSNSPVNRQQKEPIDAIRKVNLLTWNISSGSNEEPSEDSEEFSTGLEGLDYRIAINLEYKVPLTNLPTTSNAKYCRRRLRDSFVHTESKMRFDLSKVEDVTENKDPTTSKFEIEIELLGEEIVKTLMDKTLSSDQRLMNLKYYCSTLIRSSRYIMDLLSSKNERLKYSSFINSISEKVGVYDLRIVSQDAESVERYKRYLSPQLPLIGDYLYRTVSVNLEKNPDMYNNRKSLYTQETQDIPGPFVVKIDTNGHRYVTIDK
- a CDS encoding cyclophilin 1, putative (Signal peptide predicted for TA19600 by SignalP 2.0 HMM (Signal peptide probability 0.608, signal anchor probability 0.198) with cleavage site probability 0.308 between residues 24 and 25), encoding MHLRQNIKLLCLVYQLFFYSSCLKFYNQPKHYSSFINRSILTRRHKLFNLFSQTEPEMSKRPRVYFDLTVGGVKAGRVVFELFSDVVPKTAENFRALCTGEKSTPGNTLHYKGSTFHRVIPNFMCQGGDFTHHNGTGGRSIYGLKFNDENFNLKHDRPFLLSMANAGPNTNGSQFFVTTVVTQWLDGKHVVFGEVVEGKDVVKAVEAVGTQSGKPTKTVVVEDCGELL
- a CDS encoding uncharacterized protein (Contains conserved domain; weak Pafm hit (9.3e-01) to DUF164 domain), translated to MSQDALKGIADRLDNTIKETNEFFKSLSNPYSSKYNLFNIGTVSGAKLKVLKDGEEEAPDKKWVLPYTLPVLKALTQGTGRNGDKPIVLPAPVLTGRVPNASLQTTTRENQDYPDLNAAKYEEKYKPSLEGWTERQKRFFYRFAADSEKKMRQESLRLQDEYNKQLATKLAMVKNEIYETNRKNLLDLQEMKLERERWLLDESETKNNLEKVSSAFESLQKSYDNLRLELEEREFKINNLNGQLSNNERLLNALRSDNETLQTEIHGRSELISRLQTDVQDAYLRLENESSKCANLEKELYELNQEKRELVEVNKDLKSQVDSLLLSNKFLLTEKESLENRKCKLEQEVSDLNRTVYSQQNLVRNFEISESSKITALEEKVNTLQNQLKRAQIDLLAADNRPELESLTREVNVLRAHVKQLNLDNDSMFKENSILLKKLDQEKALVKEHLNELYVTKCKANNLRHQLKSLLQNTSKNNNTVTVSTELLELYKEKLAEGNSKREKSRDLFKPTMFDGPDEETQVRINDLEKELTELYLERDRLESEMIRCNLGPGSPSLVKRQHFLLEGKLAETRKKINELSSKIKQLYNK
- a CDS encoding damage-specific DNA binding protein 1, putative; the protein is MYGYFVTTAPSGATLKAIRCRLVKDSLKEYLVCLKRHSIEVYSLENNQNRTVNKDGNHFNPPVLTSVLNANSTFVNFIDYRPPTETQTHLLVLTRNFTLFLLTYHENLSKFTSKAVSSLQELHGRPNYENIIFKVDSGYNLLIFYGYHRVLKCIVLDPNNYFNFSDLVTIRTNDAIFVDFEFISSEYTEKLDTSRASSTTKRKNTLTNTPSRSFSGSSSSSISNDIQFKSPTRNSTFYFLESSLIILGEDNVYGSNKTPVRWVYGMKLMFEIEILNGCKRFNSYTHTPLFGDPIKLSVPYSKLIPLNLVNKTNRYDSVMLLGPGSTGFISFKSPRHVKQFKINNAITEVTCCCAYRENKFIFGDDNGGLYLLRLSISALRKTVNTVKRRAVYSPGMSSSSGSQNNSTVSSQQSNKSLSGEQEFMVSEVMAVKLGNFPVPSSLIKLDEEHIFYTSKMGDSSILSINSILNSSNRYEQNSEQSDRNSTEWAQTNLGPITDFAYREETSSGETTILACCGMGNSGSFCEIYLGLSSEIIHESDVPGVLNLFSVPMKSLYNSTSSLLCISFFRFTKFYNFSLSSVEPSEPPDLINLEVPEPAQSRRVNVGRVNKRQKAREALINALENNTRSNQTVTKVINNSHNPPNNSNRTGKITKFENNVFLCNEKTILLSHLRNGNILQVTPRNIVFVNDSFKTVKRTKISQIVRLADDKLAVSSVVCNPYIILLLSNNCIVALEFDLKLVSSRNLEFNVSAMGCITKNDLLNSDLGIFAGAGGLLAVSSWDSNNVILFLTVKDLKVVCSHKISLDYDIFAVSIKFAKINTNVYLLLSLSNGVLYIYQLTKIDRTIKFTLVNKSKLSLWSFKLLELKVNNDEDEDTCNLSKVHLITTGPKSYVIHPKNGKINYTKINTDNLHTMTTIANLKSVENTEKQEMLVIYNNHKSVVVGKLNLLNNFNVQKILKGSNFNKVVYHSKTKLAVISTIPQYIINPSNLTTNTPINSQNTDVLESGYTSATNTQSQLSPCASQQSNNSTDFNSQLSLPDSLLICMNDDAVLSGTDTTNVPSEILLVDIDTKEVVYRLSMPQDHLISSMHKYTHAELGKDYIVFGTSKVSEANDVPTEGFLYFLEVYKESESCTVIVNRNTEPFKGGVVEITSLNKYLVIAVNSTVMVIALPGPNDNSNSNDNTSTSVAVKDSDCNVKKNILELVDINDSSTLIPKIDENTPFLDVVASYDSNTFVVSLDTKDDVIFVGDLMTSVKMLKFRDNSLHETCRDFNTLWTTSLVAVDNSSCLVSDDSGNFMLLKKVKHPVTDQQSIKFDKIGLFHHGEVVNKILKRTEMPIHHEADTTITRNNPREFMVSSRVICESETNSPSETSSLNEHNNLFKGFFTCATTSGSLFQVCFFEDLKMFLKLSLLEHTMQLVQKDLGNIPSRNQRNFEDLHSNIPTRGFVDGDLVESFLKLPDSLKKWVFDTMLINSKQLGIKLNSLESLLYEVDRIKHLRLE